From one Dermacentor variabilis isolate Ectoservices chromosome 3, ASM5094787v1, whole genome shotgun sequence genomic stretch:
- the LOC142574654 gene encoding uncharacterized protein LOC142574654, producing MQIRAAILLALATSAFAGYVGGGYALGHGVGYSGLGGYGLGYGLGGYSHGYGLGGYGYGGYGLGYGYGYAPRASYAVAAPAVHTVATAVHAAPAVAAVHAAPAVAAVHAAPAVATYAAAPAVARVAYAAPAVARVAYAAPAVARVAYAAPAYAAPAVTAVHAAPAVARVAYAAPAYTAVHAAPAVARVAYAAPAYAAVHAAPAVARVAYAAPAVTAVHAAPAVATTAVHHAVPAVASYGVAHAAPAVASYGVSHAVPAYGYGVGSLGYGAGHYGYGHGLLGYGLNYGYGLGSPYHYGALLHKKK from the coding sequence ATGCAGATTCGCGCCGCTATCCTCCTCGCCCTGGCTACCAGCGCCTTCGCTGGTTACGTTGGCGGCGGATACGCCCTCGGCCATGGTGTCGGCTACTCTGGCCTAGGCGGATACGGCCTTGGATACGGTCTCGGCGGATACAGTCATGGATACGGTCTTGGAGGCTACGGCTATGGCGGATACGGTCTAGGCTATGGATACGGATACGCTCCAAGAGCTAGCTACGCTGTTGCGGCTCCCGCCGTCCACACTGTCGCTACTGCTGTTCACGCTGCACCAGCCGTGGCTGCTGTGCATGCTGCTCCAGCTGTGGCCGCAGTGCACGCCGCTCCGGCAGTGGCCACCTACGCTGCTGCTCCAGCTGTCGCCAGGGTTGCCTATGCTGCCCCTGCCGTGGCTAGGGTAGCCTACGCTGCTCCAGCCGTCGCCAGGGTTGCCTACGCTGCTCCCGCTTACGCTGCTCCCGCTGTGACCGCTGTCCACGCTGCTCCAGCCGTCGCCAGGGTTGCGTACGCTGCTCCGGCCTATACCGCTGTCCATGCTGCCCCAGCCGTTGCTAGAGTTGCGTACGCTGCTCCGGCCTATGCCGCTGTCCACGCTGCCCCAGCCGTTGCTAGAGTTGCTTATGCCGCACCCGCCGTGACTGCGGTCCACGCTGCCCCAGCCGTTGCCACCACAGCCGTCCACCACGCCGTGCCCGCAGTAGCCTCCTACGGTGTGGCCCACGCTGCTCCAGCCGTGGCCTCCTACGGAGTATCTCATGCTGTCCCTGCCTATGGATACGGTGTAGGTTCTCTCGGGTACGGTGCCGGCCATTACGGATACGGTCACGGCCTCCTGGGCTACGGTCTCAACTACGGATATGGCCTCGGCTCCCCCTACCACTATGGCGCTCTCCTTCACAAGAAGAAGT